One Dysidea avara chromosome 7, odDysAvar1.4, whole genome shotgun sequence genomic region harbors:
- the LOC136261989 gene encoding putative mediator of RNA polymerase II transcription subunit 26 isoform X6 produces MNPYNYTGGAPPTSGWPSGNNPNMFPQSHQCGTSGPTPYMPQGSSSSGGGFYQYQGQAGSQSPATSRYQFQQSVQQQMYPQGQQPYQQPYQGQQFYQQPYQQQQQQQHYQQQQQQPYQQQQQQQPYQQQQPYQQQQPYQQQQQAYQQPQTHQQGYQQSLQPSQQPPPAQQVDPAVLKKQQEKLARDAQKKKEFEEQKLKLRSMVVGAPAVNPVETLFGRPSPPSIRKQLSEEQVKQQQVKVEQVPSTATQQQEEVKVDGSNTQQQQLKQQQQQQPKQQQPLLAKAASVDQLLSESLNTLDLTKKGSPKSQRFKQSSFHAHKSHTTNQQSTFAASSKARNWSNTDELSGVFSEADEFTEFEAAPLEVANQPVFSQPQEYQYQQQPIVQPSQSSGAEFGIFQSTTTHQQPLVATSTNSATASYNQPVFSQPQGYQYQQQRLVQPGQSSDPEFGMFQSTTTHQQLLAATTTSATFYSQPLHNLPLTNTTTYANTQLVSSQLLSVVEQQSSADDEFGTFQSNNDHKVLSTNVRSSQSTPQANNRDSFGEFETFQSATNEPVMASSTQQLVSTVLTSTVMPYWKRSFHYIPSLYHDVFVLCETGDSQFLDTKRLFPVLCSSGLQRSLLRDIWSTVNKVQPGKLTREELYQALGLIGLVQSGVPNPSLEELNTISDPPIPKLVLMADQQWNSAQPQPEESQMSGFSAAVAVDTAAGSDSSDKYDVFKNFSSDTSQATLISSGTGPPVGLTDMTVTTTATTTNQDQAGSGSGDKYGVFKSLSTDNSQSTLIPSETGPSVGLLPNTAITNMMTTTQGGGGDSGDKYDVFKNFSSSNTSQGNLITNEAGPPIVAGPTTMWSSSITSNMSTITTTSQAIVSDPGSAYDTFQAFSGASQATFAPSKSSNIQEPSSFSAVNADEMKSTMTSLYTQPATQPATETTFEFGDFQGSSTTSAKNTNTTTTWPTSSATFSEDDNWASFESAFPPTKPPATSVAPTAFTQNYTSAENSTTTITTTAAAVNSSGPGQFAVFDEMIIPPTVDSSKVDHTIGADDGDKYAAFASLVTTTTHSGEDNDEFGNFEGSQPIATSNSDVVKVQYFTTQVEIFEKCLQACDDILSNTAGVLTQVKELSVLKELFSCTQGKEKAQGYFEIYKLAKRVASTAAKLDGEIFTNIKKSWKKIVQTFPPGLLTKLSAGGSSPSVKSRMAHQDQQCSICLFGSKVSISGDAVYYRDLVTEGETSYHVVCANMWSHLVDGKLPLVMKHE; encoded by the exons ATGAATCCCTACAATTATACT GGAGGAGCACCTCCAACCTCAGGTTGGCCAAGTGGTAATAATCCTAACATGTTCCCACAATCTCATCAATGTGGGACTAGTGGGCCTACTCCATACATGCCACAAGGAAGCAGTAGCAGTGGTGGTGGGTTCTACCAGTATCAGGGACAAGCTGGGTCACAATCACCTGCCACAAGTCGCTATCAGTTTCAACAGTCAGTCCAGCAGCAAATGTACCCACAAGGCCAGCAGCCCTATCAACAGCCATATCAAGGGCAACAATTCTACCAGCAGCCTtatcaacagcagcagcaacaacaacattatcaacagcagcagcagcaaccttatcaacagcagcaacaacaacaaccttATCAACAACAACAACCTTATCAACAACAACAACCTTATCAACAACAGCAGCAAGCGTATCAACAACCACAGACTCATCAACAAGGTTATCAGCAGTCATTACAACCTTCACAGCAACCACCACCGGCTCAGCAGGTTGATCCTGCTGTGTTGAAGAAACAACAGGAAAAACTGGCTCGAGATgcacaaaagaaaaaagaatTTGAGGAGCAGAAACTAAAGCTACGGTCAATGGTTGTGGGTGCACCTGCTGTTAACCCAGTAGAGACATTGTTTGGTAGACCTTCTCCTCCATCTATAAGAAAACAATTAAGTGAAGAGCAAGTGAAGCAGCAACAAGTTAAAG TTGAACAAGTGCCATCAACTGCCACTCAACAGCAGGAGGAAGTGAAGGTTGACGGTTCTAACACTCAGCAGCAACAActaaaacaacaacagcagcaacaaccAAAACAACAACAGCCATTGTTAGCAAAAG caGCGTCAGTTGACCAGCTATTGTCAGAGTCTCTTAACACACTGGACCTAACTAAGAAAGGTTCTCCCAAGTCACAAAGATTCAAGCAATCTTCATTTCATGCTCACAAGTCTCATACTACCAACCAGCAGTCAACATTTGCAGCATCCTCTAAGGCAAGAAACTGGTCAAACACTGATGAGCTCTCTGGGGTCTTTTCTGAAGCTGATGAATTTACTGAATTTGAAGCTGCACCACTAGAAG TAGCCAACCAGCCAGTGTTCAGTCAGCCCCAAGAATACCAGTATCAACAACAGCCCATTGTTCAACCAAGTCAATCGAGTGGTGCTGAGTTTGGAATATTTCAGTCAACTACAACTCACCAGCAACCTTTAGTGGCCACCAGCACAAACAGTGCTACTGCTAGCTACAACCAACCAGTGTTTAGTCAGCCCCAAGGATACCAGTATCAACAACAACGCCTCGTTCAACCAGGTCAATCAAGTGACCCAGAGTTTGGAATGTTTCAGTCAACCACAACTCACCAGCAACTTTTAGCAGCCACCACCACTAGCGCTACTTTCTACAGCCAGCCATTGCACAACTTGCCACTAACTAATACTACAACTTATGCCAATACCCAGCTTGTCAGCAGTCAGTTATTGTCAGTGGTTGAACAGCAATCATCTGCTGATGATGAATTTGGAACGTTCCAGTCTAACAATGACCATAAAGTGTTGTCCACTAATGTTAGGAGTAGTCAGTCTACTCCACAAGCTAATAACCGTGATTCCTTTGGAGAGTTTGAGACATTTCAGTCTGCCACTAATGAACCCGTAATGGCCAGTAGTACTCAGCAACTAGTGTCCACTGTGTTAACATCTACTGTTATGCCTTACTGGAAGCGTAGCTTTCATTATATCCCCAGTCTTTACCATGATGTGTTTGTACTTTGTGAAACAGGAGATAGCCAGTTCTTGGATACCAAGCGTCTCTTCCCTGTTCTGTGTTCCAGTGGTCTACAGCGCTCATTATTAAGGGATATATGGTCTACTGTTAATAAGGTACAACCAGGGAAACTGACAAGAGAAGAACTCTATCAGGCTTTAGGCCTCATTGGATTAGTGCAG AGTGGAGTGCCTAATCCATCACTAGAAGAGTTGAACACAATTTCTGATCCACCGATTCCTAAACTTGTTTTGATGGCTGATCAACAATGG AACAGTGCCCAACCTCAGCCCGAAGAGAGCCAAATGTCAGGCTTCAGTGCTGCTGTTGCCGTGGATACTGCAG CTGGTAGTGATTCTAGTGATAAGTATGATGTGTTTAAGAACTTTTCATCAGACACTTCTCAGGCTACCCTCATTTCTAGTGGGACTGGACCACCAGTTG GTCTTACTGACATGACCgtcactactactgctactactactaaccAAGATCAAG CTGGTAGTGGTTCTGGTGACAAGTATGGTGTGTTTAAAAGCTTGTCAACTGATAATTCTCAGAGTACTCTCATTCCAAGTGAAACTGGTCCATCAGTGG GTCTTCTTCCTAATACAGCCATCACCAATATGATGACCACTACTCAAGGT GGTGGTGGTGATTCTGGTGACAAGTATGACGTATTTAAGAACTTTTCATCATCAAACACTTCTCAGGGTAATCTTATTACTAATGAGGCTGGCCCACCAATAG TTGCAGGTCCTACCACTATGTGGTCCTCAAGTATCACAAGTAACATGAGTACTATCACTACGACTAGCCAAG CAATTGTCAGTGATCCTGGCAGTGCGTATGATACATTTCAGGCATTTTCTGGAGCTTCTCAAGCTACGTTTGCTCCCAGCAAGAGTAGTAATATACAAG AGCCAAGCAGCTTTTCTGCTGTCAATGCTGATGAGATGAAATCTACAATGACATCACTCTACACACAGCCAGCCACCCAACCTGCTACTGAAACTACCTTTGAATTTGGTGATTTCCAGGGCTCCTCTACTACAAGTGCTAAAAATACCAACACTACTACAACATGGCCAACTTCAAGTGCCACATTCAGCGAAGATGACAACTGGGCATCATTTGAAAGTGCTTTCCCTCCTACTAAACCCCCAGCTACATCAGTTGCACCAACTGCTTTTACCCAGAACTACACAAGTGCAGAGAACAGTACCACCACTATTACTACTACTGCAGCTGCTGTTAATTCCAGTGGTCCAGGGCAGTTTGCTGTATTTGATGAAATGATAATTCCTCCCACAGTAGACTCCAGTAAGGTGGACCATACCATTGGTGCTGATGATGGGGACAAATATGCTGCCTTTGCCTCACTAGTCACCACCACAACACACAGTGGAGAGGATAACGATGAGTTTGGTAACTTTGAAGGAAGTCAGCCAATAGCTACCAGTAATTCTGATGTTGTTAAAGTACAATACTTTACTACTCAA GTTGAAATATTTGAGAAGTGTTTACAAGCTTGTGACGACATCCTCAGCAATACTGCAGGAGTATTGACACAAGTTAAAGAACTCAGTGTTTTAAAGGAACTGTTCAGTTGTACACAAGGAAAAGAAAAAGCACAAG GTTACTTTGAGATCTACAAGCTTGCCAAGCGAGTAGCCTCCACAG CTGCTAAGTTGGATGGTGAGATATTTACTAACATCAAGAAGTCATGGAAAAAGATTGTACAAACATTTCCTCCTGGACTGTTG ACTAAACTATCAGCTGGTGGTAGCAGTCCTAGCGTCAAGTCACGTATGGCACACCAAGACCAGCAGTGTTCCATTTGTCTGTTTGGCAGCAAAGTATCAATTTCAGGTGATGCAGTGTATTACAGGGACCTGGTGACTGAAGGAGAGACATCTTACCACGTTGTGTGTGCTAACATGTGGTCTCATTTGGTAGATGGGAAACTGCCACTTGTTATGAAACATGAGTAA
- the LOC136261989 gene encoding putative mediator of RNA polymerase II transcription subunit 26 isoform X5 produces MNPYNYTGGAPPTSGWPSGNNPNMFPQSHQCGTSGPTPYMPQGSSSSGGGFYQYQGQAGSQSPATSRYQFQQSVQQQMYPQGQQPYQQPYQGQQFYQQPYQQQQQQQHYQQQQQQPYQQQQQQQPYQQQQPYQQQQPYQQQQQAYQQPQTHQQGYQQSLQPSQQPPPAQQVDPAVLKKQQEKLARDAQKKKEFEEQKLKLRSMVVGAPAVNPVETLFGRPSPPSIRKQLSEEQVKQQQVKVEQVPSTATQQQEEVKVDGSNTQQQQLKQQQQQQPKQQQPLLAKAASVDQLLSESLNTLDLTKKGSPKSQRFKQSSFHAHKSHTTNQQSTFAASSKARNWSNTDELSGVFSEADEFTEFEAAPLEVANQPVFSQPQEYQYQQQPIVQPSQSSGAEFGIFQSTTTHQQPLVATSTNSATASYNQPVFSQPQGYQYQQQRLVQPGQSSDPEFGMFQSTTTHQQLLAATTTSATFYSQPLHNLPLTNTTTYANTQLVSSQLLSVVEQQSSADDEFGTFQSNNDHKVLSTNVRSSQSTPQANNRDSFGEFETFQSATNEPVMASSTQQLVSTVLTSTVMPYWKRSFHYIPSLYHDVFVLCETGDSQFLDTKRLFPVLCSSGLQRSLLRDIWSTVNKVQPGKLTREELYQALGLIGLVQSGVPNPSLEELNTISDPPIPKLVLMADQQWNSAQPQPEESQMSGFSAAVAVDTAAAGSDSSDKYDVFKNFSSDTSQATLISSGTGPPVGLTDMTVTTTATTTNQDQAGSGSGDKYGVFKSLSTDNSQSTLIPSETGPSVGLLPNTAITNMMTTTQGGGGDSGDKYDVFKNFSSSNTSQGNLITNEAGPPIVAGPTTMWSSSITSNMSTITTTSQAIVSDPGSAYDTFQAFSGASQATFAPSKSSNIQEPSSFSAVNADEMKSTMTSLYTQPATQPATETTFEFGDFQGSSTTSAKNTNTTTTWPTSSATFSEDDNWASFESAFPPTKPPATSVAPTAFTQNYTSAENSTTTITTTAAAVNSSGPGQFAVFDEMIIPPTVDSSKVDHTIGADDGDKYAAFASLVTTTTHSGEDNDEFGNFEGSQPIATSNSDVVKVQYFTTQVEIFEKCLQACDDILSNTAGVLTQVKELSVLKELFSCTQGKEKAQGYFEIYKLAKRVASTAAKLDGEIFTNIKKSWKKIVQTFPPGLLTKLSAGGSSPSVKSRMAHQDQQCSICLFGSKVSISGDAVYYRDLVTEGETSYHVVCANMWSHLVDGKLPLVMKHE; encoded by the exons ATGAATCCCTACAATTATACT GGAGGAGCACCTCCAACCTCAGGTTGGCCAAGTGGTAATAATCCTAACATGTTCCCACAATCTCATCAATGTGGGACTAGTGGGCCTACTCCATACATGCCACAAGGAAGCAGTAGCAGTGGTGGTGGGTTCTACCAGTATCAGGGACAAGCTGGGTCACAATCACCTGCCACAAGTCGCTATCAGTTTCAACAGTCAGTCCAGCAGCAAATGTACCCACAAGGCCAGCAGCCCTATCAACAGCCATATCAAGGGCAACAATTCTACCAGCAGCCTtatcaacagcagcagcaacaacaacattatcaacagcagcagcagcaaccttatcaacagcagcaacaacaacaaccttATCAACAACAACAACCTTATCAACAACAACAACCTTATCAACAACAGCAGCAAGCGTATCAACAACCACAGACTCATCAACAAGGTTATCAGCAGTCATTACAACCTTCACAGCAACCACCACCGGCTCAGCAGGTTGATCCTGCTGTGTTGAAGAAACAACAGGAAAAACTGGCTCGAGATgcacaaaagaaaaaagaatTTGAGGAGCAGAAACTAAAGCTACGGTCAATGGTTGTGGGTGCACCTGCTGTTAACCCAGTAGAGACATTGTTTGGTAGACCTTCTCCTCCATCTATAAGAAAACAATTAAGTGAAGAGCAAGTGAAGCAGCAACAAGTTAAAG TTGAACAAGTGCCATCAACTGCCACTCAACAGCAGGAGGAAGTGAAGGTTGACGGTTCTAACACTCAGCAGCAACAActaaaacaacaacagcagcaacaaccAAAACAACAACAGCCATTGTTAGCAAAAG caGCGTCAGTTGACCAGCTATTGTCAGAGTCTCTTAACACACTGGACCTAACTAAGAAAGGTTCTCCCAAGTCACAAAGATTCAAGCAATCTTCATTTCATGCTCACAAGTCTCATACTACCAACCAGCAGTCAACATTTGCAGCATCCTCTAAGGCAAGAAACTGGTCAAACACTGATGAGCTCTCTGGGGTCTTTTCTGAAGCTGATGAATTTACTGAATTTGAAGCTGCACCACTAGAAG TAGCCAACCAGCCAGTGTTCAGTCAGCCCCAAGAATACCAGTATCAACAACAGCCCATTGTTCAACCAAGTCAATCGAGTGGTGCTGAGTTTGGAATATTTCAGTCAACTACAACTCACCAGCAACCTTTAGTGGCCACCAGCACAAACAGTGCTACTGCTAGCTACAACCAACCAGTGTTTAGTCAGCCCCAAGGATACCAGTATCAACAACAACGCCTCGTTCAACCAGGTCAATCAAGTGACCCAGAGTTTGGAATGTTTCAGTCAACCACAACTCACCAGCAACTTTTAGCAGCCACCACCACTAGCGCTACTTTCTACAGCCAGCCATTGCACAACTTGCCACTAACTAATACTACAACTTATGCCAATACCCAGCTTGTCAGCAGTCAGTTATTGTCAGTGGTTGAACAGCAATCATCTGCTGATGATGAATTTGGAACGTTCCAGTCTAACAATGACCATAAAGTGTTGTCCACTAATGTTAGGAGTAGTCAGTCTACTCCACAAGCTAATAACCGTGATTCCTTTGGAGAGTTTGAGACATTTCAGTCTGCCACTAATGAACCCGTAATGGCCAGTAGTACTCAGCAACTAGTGTCCACTGTGTTAACATCTACTGTTATGCCTTACTGGAAGCGTAGCTTTCATTATATCCCCAGTCTTTACCATGATGTGTTTGTACTTTGTGAAACAGGAGATAGCCAGTTCTTGGATACCAAGCGTCTCTTCCCTGTTCTGTGTTCCAGTGGTCTACAGCGCTCATTATTAAGGGATATATGGTCTACTGTTAATAAGGTACAACCAGGGAAACTGACAAGAGAAGAACTCTATCAGGCTTTAGGCCTCATTGGATTAGTGCAG AGTGGAGTGCCTAATCCATCACTAGAAGAGTTGAACACAATTTCTGATCCACCGATTCCTAAACTTGTTTTGATGGCTGATCAACAATGG AACAGTGCCCAACCTCAGCCCGAAGAGAGCCAAATGTCAGGCTTCAGTGCTGCTGTTGCCGTGGATACTGCAG CAGCTGGTAGTGATTCTAGTGATAAGTATGATGTGTTTAAGAACTTTTCATCAGACACTTCTCAGGCTACCCTCATTTCTAGTGGGACTGGACCACCAGTTG GTCTTACTGACATGACCgtcactactactgctactactactaaccAAGATCAAG CTGGTAGTGGTTCTGGTGACAAGTATGGTGTGTTTAAAAGCTTGTCAACTGATAATTCTCAGAGTACTCTCATTCCAAGTGAAACTGGTCCATCAGTGG GTCTTCTTCCTAATACAGCCATCACCAATATGATGACCACTACTCAAGGT GGTGGTGGTGATTCTGGTGACAAGTATGACGTATTTAAGAACTTTTCATCATCAAACACTTCTCAGGGTAATCTTATTACTAATGAGGCTGGCCCACCAATAG TTGCAGGTCCTACCACTATGTGGTCCTCAAGTATCACAAGTAACATGAGTACTATCACTACGACTAGCCAAG CAATTGTCAGTGATCCTGGCAGTGCGTATGATACATTTCAGGCATTTTCTGGAGCTTCTCAAGCTACGTTTGCTCCCAGCAAGAGTAGTAATATACAAG AGCCAAGCAGCTTTTCTGCTGTCAATGCTGATGAGATGAAATCTACAATGACATCACTCTACACACAGCCAGCCACCCAACCTGCTACTGAAACTACCTTTGAATTTGGTGATTTCCAGGGCTCCTCTACTACAAGTGCTAAAAATACCAACACTACTACAACATGGCCAACTTCAAGTGCCACATTCAGCGAAGATGACAACTGGGCATCATTTGAAAGTGCTTTCCCTCCTACTAAACCCCCAGCTACATCAGTTGCACCAACTGCTTTTACCCAGAACTACACAAGTGCAGAGAACAGTACCACCACTATTACTACTACTGCAGCTGCTGTTAATTCCAGTGGTCCAGGGCAGTTTGCTGTATTTGATGAAATGATAATTCCTCCCACAGTAGACTCCAGTAAGGTGGACCATACCATTGGTGCTGATGATGGGGACAAATATGCTGCCTTTGCCTCACTAGTCACCACCACAACACACAGTGGAGAGGATAACGATGAGTTTGGTAACTTTGAAGGAAGTCAGCCAATAGCTACCAGTAATTCTGATGTTGTTAAAGTACAATACTTTACTACTCAA GTTGAAATATTTGAGAAGTGTTTACAAGCTTGTGACGACATCCTCAGCAATACTGCAGGAGTATTGACACAAGTTAAAGAACTCAGTGTTTTAAAGGAACTGTTCAGTTGTACACAAGGAAAAGAAAAAGCACAAG GTTACTTTGAGATCTACAAGCTTGCCAAGCGAGTAGCCTCCACAG CTGCTAAGTTGGATGGTGAGATATTTACTAACATCAAGAAGTCATGGAAAAAGATTGTACAAACATTTCCTCCTGGACTGTTG ACTAAACTATCAGCTGGTGGTAGCAGTCCTAGCGTCAAGTCACGTATGGCACACCAAGACCAGCAGTGTTCCATTTGTCTGTTTGGCAGCAAAGTATCAATTTCAGGTGATGCAGTGTATTACAGGGACCTGGTGACTGAAGGAGAGACATCTTACCACGTTGTGTGTGCTAACATGTGGTCTCATTTGGTAGATGGGAAACTGCCACTTGTTATGAAACATGAGTAA